In Catalinimonas alkaloidigena, a single genomic region encodes these proteins:
- a CDS encoding amidase encodes MATLPFPEYAHFDATGLADLIRRNELSVREVGEAAMARIERYNPALNAVVHKLYDQLDVWTQQPVAGPLAGVPFLLKDLNTAFKGAPLTAGSRALRHRVAHADSAYVRRVRAAGLVVLGLTNTPEFALMGVTEPEAYGPTRNPWQTAHTPGGSSGGAAAAVAAGMVPMAGASDGGGSIRIPAACCALFGLKPSRGRVSAAPEYGEIWQGASVPHVVSRSVRDSAAMLDLLQGAEPGDPYVITPPKRPYADEVRQEVEPLRIGWSVAHPLPQGDVHPDCQQAVAKAVRMLKEAGHTVEEVPLPWEGVQVTDAYLMMYFGEVAATVRQLRGDLGGPARPGDIEEATFTMALLGETFTAGDFAETRRQWNAIARRFGAFHERYDLMLTPTLAQPPLRVGQNQLKGMERLGLKVLNRMGAGKLLRKSGVVWDTAKKNLQAVPYTQVANLCGLPAMSVPLHWTAAGLPCGAQFIGRFGAEDVLLRLAAQLERQAPWFARRPPDYAE; translated from the coding sequence TTGGCAACGCTCCCTTTTCCCGAATACGCGCATTTTGACGCTACCGGCCTAGCGGACCTCATCCGCCGGAACGAGCTTTCCGTGCGGGAAGTAGGCGAAGCCGCCATGGCGCGAATCGAGCGGTACAACCCGGCCCTGAATGCGGTCGTGCACAAGCTGTACGACCAGCTGGACGTCTGGACGCAGCAACCCGTGGCCGGACCGTTGGCAGGGGTACCGTTTTTGTTAAAAGACCTCAATACCGCGTTTAAGGGCGCGCCGCTCACGGCCGGGTCGCGGGCCTTGCGGCACCGGGTGGCGCATGCGGACAGCGCCTATGTGCGGCGGGTGCGCGCGGCGGGGTTGGTGGTGCTGGGGCTGACCAACACGCCGGAATTTGCCCTGATGGGGGTAACCGAGCCGGAAGCCTACGGCCCCACGCGGAACCCTTGGCAGACAGCCCACACGCCGGGCGGGTCGAGCGGCGGCGCGGCGGCGGCGGTGGCGGCAGGCATGGTGCCGATGGCCGGGGCCAGCGACGGAGGCGGGTCCATCCGAATTCCGGCAGCGTGTTGTGCGCTGTTTGGCCTGAAACCGAGCCGTGGGCGCGTTTCGGCCGCACCGGAGTACGGCGAGATCTGGCAGGGCGCGTCGGTGCCCCACGTAGTGTCGCGGAGCGTACGCGACAGTGCTGCCATGCTGGACCTGTTGCAGGGCGCAGAGCCCGGCGATCCGTACGTCATTACGCCGCCGAAACGTCCCTATGCGGACGAGGTGCGGCAGGAAGTCGAACCCTTGCGCATCGGCTGGAGCGTGGCGCATCCGTTGCCGCAGGGCGACGTGCACCCCGACTGCCAGCAGGCGGTCGCAAAGGCGGTCAGGATGTTAAAAGAAGCGGGCCATACGGTCGAGGAGGTGCCGCTGCCGTGGGAGGGTGTGCAGGTGACCGACGCGTACCTGATGATGTATTTCGGCGAAGTGGCCGCCACGGTCCGGCAACTGCGGGGGGACCTGGGCGGTCCGGCGCGCCCCGGCGATATCGAAGAGGCTACCTTTACCATGGCGTTGTTGGGCGAAACGTTTACCGCCGGCGATTTTGCCGAGACGCGTCGTCAGTGGAACGCGATTGCCCGCCGCTTCGGGGCGTTTCACGAACGCTACGACCTGATGCTGACGCCCACGCTGGCACAACCGCCGCTGCGTGTCGGGCAAAACCAACTCAAAGGAATGGAACGACTGGGGCTGAAGGTGCTGAATCGGATGGGAGCGGGCAAGCTGTTGCGCAAATCGGGCGTGGTGTGGGACACTGCCAAAAAAAATCTGCAGGCCGTTCCTTATACACAGGTGGCCAATTTGTGTGGGTTACCGGCCATGTCGGTGCCGTTGCACTGGACCGCGGCGGGGCTGCCGTGTGGCGCGCAGTTCATCGGGCGCTTCGGGGCCGAAGACGTGCTGTTGCGGTTGGCGGCGCAGCTGGAACGCCAGGCACCCTGGTTTGCGCGCCGCCCGCCAGACTACGCCGAATGA
- a CDS encoding DUF2264 domain-containing protein, producing MHRRTFAKSIPALLLAPTLAHATPEAATTLRSATSLEGPANVRHFWYSTLARIADPVLDNLAMGKLKKRMPVEAKAGHEQDRREVTYLEAFGRLLAGMTPWLELGPDSTSEGQVRDRYLQVTHRALQQAVDPKGPDFMNFNRGKQPLVDAAFLAHGLLRAPTQLWQKADATTQQRLIDAMVSSRAIAPYYSNWLLFSAMVEAFLLDAGQPWDEMRVDLAVRKHLEWYKGDGLYGDGPDFHWDYYNSYVIQPMLLDILRVLHKYQHPLGEHLDVVLARAQRYAEIQERLISPEGTFPPIGRSLPYRFGAFQLLAQMALLRALPLHIQPSQVRSALTAVIHRMIEAPGTFDKDGWLRIGFFGHQPDIAETYISTGSLYLCSVGLLPLGLPPDDVFWSEADADWTAKKVWAGLNVPPDHALGV from the coding sequence ATGCACCGCCGTACCTTTGCCAAATCCATTCCCGCTTTATTGCTGGCTCCTACCCTTGCCCACGCTACGCCCGAAGCAGCGACTACGCTGCGCAGCGCAACGTCGCTGGAGGGTCCCGCGAATGTGCGCCACTTCTGGTATTCGACCTTGGCGCGCATTGCCGACCCGGTACTGGACAACCTGGCGATGGGCAAACTGAAAAAACGGATGCCTGTGGAAGCGAAAGCCGGGCACGAACAGGACCGCCGTGAGGTAACGTACCTGGAAGCCTTCGGACGCTTACTGGCAGGAATGACCCCCTGGCTTGAGTTGGGACCGGACAGCACGTCGGAGGGACAGGTGCGCGACCGTTACCTGCAGGTGACGCACCGGGCGCTGCAACAGGCCGTCGATCCGAAGGGACCCGATTTTATGAACTTTAACCGGGGGAAGCAGCCGCTCGTCGATGCGGCGTTTCTGGCGCACGGGTTGTTGCGTGCCCCCACGCAACTCTGGCAAAAAGCCGACGCTACCACGCAACAGCGCCTCATCGACGCGATGGTCTCGTCGCGGGCCATTGCACCTTACTACAGCAACTGGCTCCTGTTCAGCGCCATGGTCGAAGCGTTTCTGCTGGACGCAGGCCAACCCTGGGACGAAATGCGCGTGGACCTGGCCGTGCGCAAACACCTGGAGTGGTACAAAGGCGACGGCCTGTACGGCGACGGCCCCGATTTTCACTGGGACTATTACAACAGCTATGTGATCCAGCCGATGCTGCTCGACATTTTGCGCGTGCTGCACAAGTACCAGCATCCGCTGGGCGAACACCTGGACGTAGTGCTGGCGCGGGCGCAACGCTATGCCGAAATTCAGGAACGGCTCATTTCGCCGGAAGGCACATTTCCGCCCATCGGTCGCTCGCTTCCGTACCGCTTCGGGGCCTTTCAGTTACTGGCCCAGATGGCCTTGCTACGCGCACTGCCGCTCCACATCCAGCCTTCGCAGGTGCGGAGCGCCCTGACGGCGGTGATCCACCGCATGATCGAGGCGCCGGGCACGTTCGACAAAGACGGCTGGCTGCGCATCGGCTTTTTCGGCCACCAGCCCGACATTGCCGAAACCTACATTTCGACGGGCAGTTTGTACCTGTGCAGCGTCGGGCTGCTGCCGCTCGGCCTGCCCCCGGACGATGTATTCTGGTCGGAAGCCGATGCCGACTGGACGGCCAAAAAGGTATGGGCGGGGTTGAACGTACCGCCCGATCATGCCCTTGGCGTGTAG
- a CDS encoding family 16 glycosylhydrolase → MPTFYRFVSRSFRFSLCCGGLCLLLGTVPPLAAQDYQLVWADEFDADTVDQTKWSFQLGDGTDVGLPAGWGNNELEYYRAENATVADGMLTITAKQESFEGYDYTSARLRTLGKGDWTFGRMEMRAKLPVGQGIWPAFWMLPSDSPYGGWAASGEIDIMEYTGDEPNRAFGTLHYGGPWPNNVYSGNDFFLTEGTFPEAFHVFAIEWEYGAIRWYVDDSLYATQTDWYSTAGPYPAPFDVDFHIVLNLAVGGNLPGNPDESTVFPQQYMIDYVRVYQKEQAAPTVMLTSPADSAMLEPGSAVTLTADVVSEGVVRSVQFFQGDGLLGEDAEAPYELTVEGIAAGCYELIATVTDDLGQTGADTLHVTVGAECVQAPYLMRPAPLPGRIEAENFDLGGEGTGYHESDETNLTGVYRTGEGVEVDAVQDGGAGYAVAGIQAGEWLSYTVEVAEAGEYDLQLRVAAADSGAVAIAFGEATPMDTLRFAGTGGNNQWKTVGVNRLMLEAGVQTLWLTMLQSDFRINYVAVTASIPPGTPVVFDDMEHGAPEANGWIAFNGAVGGGGIGPNNADLPPMNGGSYSLQTGWGSGGTPGYVGGFGRNHPVDLSGLTYFHLWINPDSLDGAEREQTYTLEINLQDDDDGDNAIPSPNNGADDEFQYNLTVGPEGSGAEVITGQGWQWVSIPLSEFVDDNSFLTGGNGVLDAISTGNGGNGQLVYVIVTVISTSGADATFRTDYWLFDDQDVTDVSDLARTHASLQAYPNPVTREATLHFALPQRSPVSLHILNALGQVVDVLLDEASVPAGPQQKTWRPVDLPNGVYFGRLQTPQGTYVQKLLLQR, encoded by the coding sequence ATGCCTACTTTCTACCGTTTTGTATCGCGTAGTTTTCGCTTCTCTCTGTGCTGCGGCGGGCTGTGTCTGTTGCTCGGCACCGTGCCACCGCTGGCCGCTCAGGACTATCAACTGGTCTGGGCCGACGAGTTCGACGCCGACACGGTCGATCAGACCAAATGGTCGTTCCAACTCGGCGACGGTACCGACGTAGGGCTGCCCGCCGGATGGGGCAACAACGAACTGGAGTACTACCGTGCCGAGAACGCCACCGTGGCCGATGGCATGTTGACCATCACCGCGAAGCAGGAATCGTTCGAAGGGTACGACTATACTTCGGCGCGTTTACGCACCCTCGGAAAAGGCGACTGGACTTTCGGGCGCATGGAGATGCGGGCGAAACTGCCGGTGGGGCAGGGCATTTGGCCGGCATTCTGGATGCTGCCTTCCGACTCTCCGTATGGTGGGTGGGCCGCCAGTGGTGAGATCGACATCATGGAATACACGGGCGACGAACCGAATCGTGCGTTCGGCACCCTGCACTACGGCGGCCCCTGGCCCAACAACGTCTATTCCGGCAACGACTTTTTTCTGACCGAAGGCACGTTCCCCGAAGCGTTTCACGTATTCGCCATCGAATGGGAGTATGGCGCAATCCGCTGGTATGTCGACGACTCGCTGTACGCTACACAAACCGATTGGTACTCTACGGCCGGGCCATATCCGGCACCGTTCGACGTCGATTTCCACATCGTCCTGAACCTGGCCGTCGGAGGAAACCTGCCTGGCAATCCTGACGAAAGCACGGTGTTTCCGCAGCAGTACATGATCGACTACGTGCGGGTGTACCAGAAAGAACAGGCCGCCCCGACCGTTATGCTGACCAGTCCGGCCGACAGCGCGATGCTGGAACCGGGGAGTGCCGTGACCCTGACGGCAGACGTGGTGTCCGAAGGCGTGGTCCGCAGTGTGCAGTTTTTCCAGGGAGATGGCCTGTTGGGGGAAGATGCTGAAGCACCGTACGAACTGACGGTGGAGGGCATTGCTGCCGGGTGTTACGAATTGATCGCTACCGTAACCGACGACCTTGGGCAGACCGGTGCCGATACCCTCCACGTGACCGTCGGGGCCGAGTGTGTACAAGCGCCTTACCTGATGCGTCCCGCCCCGTTGCCCGGCCGTATCGAAGCCGAAAATTTTGATCTGGGTGGAGAAGGAACTGGCTACCACGAATCCGACGAAACCAACCTGACGGGCGTGTACCGGACGGGCGAAGGGGTTGAGGTCGATGCCGTGCAGGACGGTGGTGCGGGGTATGCTGTGGCCGGTATTCAGGCGGGCGAGTGGCTTTCCTATACCGTTGAGGTCGCCGAGGCGGGTGAGTACGATCTGCAACTGCGGGTGGCAGCTGCCGATAGCGGAGCCGTCGCGATTGCCTTCGGGGAAGCCACGCCGATGGACACCCTTCGCTTTGCCGGTACCGGTGGAAACAATCAGTGGAAAACCGTGGGCGTGAACCGCCTCATGCTGGAAGCGGGCGTGCAAACCTTATGGCTGACGATGTTGCAAAGCGATTTTCGCATCAACTACGTCGCCGTCACCGCCTCGATTCCGCCCGGAACACCCGTGGTGTTCGACGACATGGAGCACGGCGCGCCGGAGGCCAACGGCTGGATTGCCTTCAACGGCGCGGTTGGGGGTGGGGGCATCGGACCCAACAACGCCGATCTGCCGCCGATGAATGGCGGTAGCTATTCGCTGCAAACCGGCTGGGGATCGGGAGGAACGCCCGGCTACGTGGGCGGCTTTGGCCGGAACCATCCGGTCGACCTGTCCGGCCTCACCTACTTCCATTTGTGGATTAACCCCGACTCACTCGACGGGGCCGAACGCGAGCAAACCTATACCCTGGAAATCAACCTGCAGGACGACGACGACGGGGACAATGCCATTCCTTCACCTAACAACGGTGCTGACGATGAGTTTCAGTACAACCTGACCGTGGGGCCGGAGGGCTCGGGGGCGGAAGTGATTACGGGGCAGGGGTGGCAGTGGGTTTCCATTCCGCTGAGCGAGTTTGTCGACGATAACTCTTTCCTGACAGGTGGCAATGGCGTGCTGGATGCCATCTCGACCGGCAACGGCGGCAACGGGCAGCTGGTCTACGTGATCGTGACGGTGATCAGCACTTCGGGGGCCGACGCTACGTTCCGCACCGACTACTGGCTGTTCGACGATCAGGATGTAACCGATGTATCGGACCTGGCAAGAACGCATGCATCGTTGCAGGCCTATCCCAACCCCGTAACCCGCGAGGCGACCCTCCACTTTGCGCTGCCGCAACGTAGTCCGGTTTCGCTACACATTCTGAATGCCTTGGGGCAAGTGGTCGATGTTTTGCTGGACGAAGCCTCGGTTCCGGCCGGTCCGCAACAAAAAACGTGGCGACCAGTGGACCTGCCCAACGGCGTTTATTTCGGTCGGTTGCAAACGCCGCAAGGGACGTATGTTCAGAAGCTCCTGTTGCAACGTTAA
- a CDS encoding YihY/virulence factor BrkB family protein — MRVITPRETWTLIRCTVEKFSKESPIIYAAAIAFFTIFSLPSILVIVISVAGLFLDQSAIKGELNTQVQDLIGRESAQQIQAVIENANQTGSGVVASIVGLGTLLFSATVIFNFIQQGLNALWGVKPKPRRGIVKFGIDRLTSFAIIIGLAFLMMVSLLLDTMLSFFRQLISTYLSGGTVYLMQALNTLVSIGITVIIFAAIFKVLPDVKIKWRDVWVGAIVTALLFEVGKFVIGIMLSNIGITATYGAAGAFVSILLWVFYSSLIVLFGASFTQVWISERGHQIQPTHNSVKVVSKEVEIHDEQEHEEVEEELEKAAKKAPHHPKNKT, encoded by the coding sequence ATGAGAGTAATTACGCCACGCGAAACCTGGACGTTGATTCGCTGCACCGTAGAAAAGTTTTCCAAAGAAAGCCCGATCATCTACGCCGCGGCCATTGCCTTTTTCACCATTTTTTCGCTGCCCTCGATTCTGGTCATTGTCATTTCGGTGGCCGGGCTGTTTCTGGACCAAAGTGCCATCAAAGGCGAACTCAATACCCAGGTGCAGGACCTGATTGGCCGGGAGAGTGCGCAACAGATTCAGGCGGTCATCGAAAATGCCAACCAGACGGGTTCGGGCGTAGTGGCCAGCATCGTCGGACTGGGCACACTGCTTTTCAGTGCGACCGTCATTTTTAACTTCATTCAACAGGGGCTCAATGCGTTGTGGGGCGTGAAGCCCAAACCCCGCCGGGGCATCGTCAAGTTCGGCATCGACCGCCTGACGTCCTTTGCTATCATCATCGGGCTGGCCTTCCTGATGATGGTCTCGCTCCTGCTCGATACCATGCTTTCGTTTTTCCGGCAGCTGATCTCGACTTACCTCTCCGGGGGCACGGTCTACCTGATGCAGGCGCTGAATACGCTCGTTTCGATCGGCATTACGGTGATCATCTTTGCCGCCATTTTCAAGGTACTGCCCGACGTCAAAATCAAGTGGCGAGACGTGTGGGTGGGTGCCATCGTTACGGCGCTGCTGTTCGAAGTCGGCAAGTTTGTGATCGGCATCATGCTCAGCAACATCGGCATTACGGCGACGTACGGCGCGGCCGGAGCCTTCGTCAGCATTTTGCTCTGGGTATTTTATTCGTCCCTCATTGTATTGTTTGGCGCATCGTTTACGCAAGTCTGGATTTCGGAACGTGGCCACCAGATTCAGCCGACGCACAATTCGGTCAAGGTTGTGAGCAAAGAGGTCGAGATCCACGACGAACAGGAGCACGAAGAAGTGGAGGAAGAACTGGAAAAAGCCGCAAAAAAAGCCCCCCATCACCCTAAAAACAAGACATGA
- a CDS encoding RDD family protein — protein MPKVQEQLNLDHLRFDEKLHGAYLASFNRRALAYGLDLAIIAAASAVMEYMVVGLFLVLVITKKFRPNLRRAAVMVRSQLRQLDIRLADYEIEEKLRHQFQRHMRIYLYVLIWAPVVFAIALILITLVRWFTPHDAVTFVEANVGNSFTGFFRERFAEANQLKTIFTGFLGGFLYFSILTYKWQGQTIGKRLFKLRVVKLNGKPLTFWQSVERFTGYSASAFLLMGYFQYFWDHAHQTTHDKIAETVVVQE, from the coding sequence ATGCCCAAAGTCCAGGAACAACTCAATCTCGATCATTTACGCTTCGACGAAAAACTGCACGGGGCGTATCTGGCTAGTTTCAACCGGCGCGCGCTGGCGTATGGCCTCGATCTGGCCATCATTGCCGCCGCTTCGGCCGTGATGGAATACATGGTTGTGGGCTTGTTTCTGGTGCTGGTGATTACTAAAAAATTCCGGCCCAACCTGCGGCGGGCGGCCGTGATGGTCCGCAGCCAGTTACGTCAGCTCGACATCCGCCTGGCCGACTACGAAATCGAAGAAAAGCTGCGCCACCAGTTTCAGCGCCACATGCGCATCTACCTCTACGTGCTGATCTGGGCACCCGTTGTTTTTGCCATTGCCCTGATCCTGATCACGTTGGTCCGCTGGTTTACACCGCACGACGCGGTGACGTTTGTCGAAGCCAATGTGGGCAACAGCTTTACCGGCTTTTTCCGGGAGCGCTTTGCCGAAGCCAACCAGCTCAAAACGATATTTACCGGTTTCTTAGGCGGTTTTCTCTACTTCTCCATCCTGACTTACAAGTGGCAGGGACAGACCATCGGCAAGCGGTTGTTCAAGCTGCGCGTGGTTAAACTCAACGGCAAACCCCTCACCTTCTGGCAAAGTGTGGAGCGCTTTACGGGCTACTCTGCCTCGGCCTTTTTGTTAATGGGCTATTTCCAATACTTCTGGGACCATGCCCACCAGACCACCCACGACAAAATCGCCGAAACCGTCGTCGTGCAGGAGTGA
- a CDS encoding nitroreductase — MALPTPEQVNELIHERRSIFPKFYTGEPVDEAIIRQLLENANWAPTHKFTEPWRFQVFTGAALERIFTKMADMYPDKATKLLGMPEVVSHLIAIIMHRDPNQAIPEVEEIAAVSCAVQNMYLTATAYDLGAYWSTGNGTYSEVMKQYLGLGEHDRLMGFFFVGHHNMKNPKSIRKPIEDKVTWVRE, encoded by the coding sequence ATGGCTTTACCTACTCCCGAGCAAGTGAACGAACTGATTCACGAGCGTCGTTCCATATTTCCGAAATTCTACACCGGCGAACCCGTCGACGAGGCCATCATCCGGCAGCTCCTTGAAAACGCGAACTGGGCGCCTACGCATAAATTTACCGAACCGTGGCGATTCCAGGTGTTTACGGGCGCGGCCCTGGAGCGCATTTTTACCAAAATGGCGGATATGTATCCCGACAAGGCAACAAAGCTCCTGGGCATGCCCGAGGTAGTGTCGCACCTGATCGCCATCATCATGCACCGTGATCCGAATCAGGCCATTCCCGAAGTGGAGGAAATTGCGGCGGTTTCCTGTGCTGTGCAGAACATGTACCTGACTGCCACGGCATACGACCTGGGCGCGTACTGGAGCACCGGCAACGGCACCTACTCGGAGGTGATGAAACAGTACCTCGGTCTGGGTGAGCACGACCGCCTGATGGGGTTCTTTTTCGTAGGGCACCACAACATGAAAAATCCGAAGAGCATCCGCAAGCCCATTGAGGACAAAGTCACCTGGGTACGGGAATAG
- a CDS encoding ABC transporter ATP-binding protein → MLTLRNIHKSYQTGKQSLHVLKGIDLTIQEGEFVSIMGSSGSGKSTLLNILGILDMYDQGEYHLAGTLIKNLSEKKAAQYRNRFLGFVFQSFNLLSFKNAAENVALPLYYQKVGRSKRNKLALQYLEQVGLGPWAEHMPSEMSGGQKQRVAIARALIHDPKVILADEPTGALDTKTSYEVMEIFKRVNAAGKTIIIVTHEEDIAAQTHRVIRVRDGLIVDDQVNEELGVKS, encoded by the coding sequence ATGCTAACGTTACGTAACATCCATAAATCTTACCAGACCGGGAAACAGTCGCTGCACGTCCTGAAAGGCATCGACCTCACCATTCAGGAAGGCGAGTTCGTGTCGATTATGGGTTCGTCGGGCTCGGGAAAATCGACCTTGCTTAACATCCTGGGTATCCTCGATATGTACGACCAGGGCGAGTACCACCTGGCGGGCACGCTGATCAAAAACCTGTCGGAGAAAAAAGCCGCGCAGTACCGCAACCGTTTTCTGGGGTTTGTCTTCCAGTCGTTCAACCTGCTGTCGTTTAAAAACGCCGCGGAGAACGTCGCCCTGCCGCTCTATTACCAGAAAGTGGGGCGCTCCAAACGCAACAAACTGGCCCTGCAGTACCTGGAACAGGTGGGACTGGGGCCTTGGGCCGAACACATGCCCAGCGAAATGTCGGGCGGACAGAAACAACGCGTCGCCATCGCCCGGGCGCTGATTCACGATCCGAAGGTGATTCTGGCTGACGAACCGACCGGTGCGCTCGACACGAAAACTTCCTATGAAGTGATGGAGATCTTCAAGCGGGTGAACGCAGCCGGAAAAACCATCATCATCGTGACGCACGAAGAAGACATCGCCGCCCAGACCCATCGCGTTATCCGCGTCCGCGACG